A window from Trueperaceae bacterium encodes these proteins:
- a CDS encoding RDD family protein: MSDQVPPGRSTDPGAADAGAPLPPVSPGAADGAGAPPEPHAASTQKPDVGKRVIAYIIDAVVAGVLSYVPVIGSLLGFAYILTRDGFSFEFMDGRSLGKKLMKLRPVRDDGGAMDITTSIKRNWTLALGSLGYLVVYAPFLGIIALSLLLTLVGAVVGIIEIYLVLTAPDGRRYGDRFAGTHVVETDS; this comes from the coding sequence ATGTCGGACCAGGTCCCTCCCGGAAGGAGCACCGACCCTGGCGCGGCCGACGCGGGTGCGCCCCTACCGCCGGTGAGTCCGGGCGCGGCCGACGGGGCCGGCGCCCCGCCGGAACCGCACGCCGCGAGCACGCAGAAGCCGGACGTCGGCAAGCGCGTCATCGCCTACATCATCGACGCGGTGGTGGCGGGCGTGCTGAGCTACGTGCCGGTCATCGGCAGCCTGCTCGGGTTCGCCTACATCCTCACCCGCGACGGCTTCTCGTTCGAGTTCATGGACGGGCGCTCGCTCGGCAAGAAGCTCATGAAGCTGCGGCCCGTGCGCGACGACGGCGGCGCCATGGACATCACCACCTCCATCAAGCGCAACTGGACCCTGGCGCTCGGCTCCCTCGGTTACCTCGTCGTGTACGCGCCGTTCCTGGGGATCATCGCCCTGTCGCTCCTGCTGACCCTGGTGGGCGCGGTGGTGGGGATCATCGAGATCTACCTGGTCCTCACGGCCCCCGACGGCCGGCGTTACGGCGACCGTTTCGCCGGCACGCACGTGGTGGAGACCGACTCGTAG